The window TGGCGTGGGCAATCCACTCGATGGGCTAGGTGATATATTTACTGAAAAGCGTGCCTCATTTACATCACCCGCTATCAACCCTCTCTTACGTAAACCGATTAAAGAGCCGTTAGATGTCGGCATTAAAGCCATTAATGGTTTACTTTCTGTGGGTAAAGGGCAGCGAATTGGTTTATTTGCAGGTTCTGGTGTGGGTAAATCTGTCACGCTTGGCATGATGACCCGAGGAACAACCGCTCAGGTTGTCGTTGTTGGGCTGATCGGCGAGCGTGGTCGAGAAGTAAAAGAATTTATTGATGAAATTCTAGGGGAAGAAGGACGTAAGCGTGCGGTGGTGATTGCAGCACCTGCAGATACATCACCGTTAATGCGTTTAAAAGGCTGTCAAACAGCATTGACTATAGCGGAGTATTTCCGTGATCAAGGCTTAGATGTGTTGCTACTAATGGATTCACTGACCCGTTTTGCCCAAGCACAGCGAGAGATCGCATTATCAGTTGGTGAACCACCTGCAACCAAGGGTTACCCACCATCTGTATTTGCAAAGCTTCCCGCTTTAGTTGAGCGTGCTGGTAACGGTTCTGGTGATCAAGGCTCTATTACCGCCTTTTTTACCGTATTAACCGAAGGGGATGATTTGCAAGATCCTATTGCTGATGCATCTCGAGCCATCCTTGATGGTCATATTGTGTTGTCTCGTGAAATGGCAGATGCAGGGCATTATCCCGCGATTGATGTTGAGCGTTCAGTCAGCCGTGTTATGCCCGCGATTGTTGATGACGAGCATATGCTGATGTCGAAAGCAGTAAGACAAATATTGTCTATTTGTCGTAAGAACCAAGACTTGGTGTCAATTGGGGCTTATAAGCCGGGTACCGATCCTACTATCGATCAGGCATTTAGTTTTAAGCCAAAATTAGATGCGTACTTACAGCAAGAAATGAAAGAATCCGTTCCGTATGCAATGTGTGTGAATATGCTGCGTTCGACTCTTAGTGGGTAAGCTCTATTGGTATAATTAGTTGGGATTATTATGTCAAATAACGCATTAAATTTGATTTTAGAGCACGCTAAAGAAGAGGAGCATCAGGCTTCACTTGCGTTAAATCAAGCACGTATTGAACGTCAGAATTACCTACAACAACTACAGCAAATTGAACAATATCGATTAGATTATTGTAAACAACTATCGACCCGTGGGCAGGAAGGTTTAACAGCCAGTTCGTATGGGCATTTGCAAAAGTTTCTTACTCAGTTAGATGAAACACTCGCGAAACAAAAAGAAGCAGGGCATCAATTTGAATTTCAAATTGAACAATGCAGCGAGCACTGGAATGAAGTAAGAAAAAAGCGTCGTTCAATCGAATGGCTGCTTGAGAAAAAGCAAACAGAACGACAAAAAATGCTCGATCGGCAAGAGCAGAAAATGATGGATGAGTTTTCGACCCTGCAATTTGCACGACGAAACTTATGAGTCTCATTGTAAATTTTCTGTTTGGCGCAATTCTTGCATCTAATGGCTAACTGTTATTTTCATTATCTCGAGTGGCCATGAAATCGTCCAACTTATTGTCAGCAGATTTGACACCAGCTACGAAGGTCGCTGCGGCAGCGAGTTCTTCTAAAAGTGCTTCTGTAACCAATAATACTGTTATTGAATCGTCATCAGTAGATAAATTAACTGATAAAAGCACTCAGGCAGATCGTTTTTCGAGTGAGTACGAAGCAGCGGTTAAGGGCGATAAAGAACCGTCAGCAGAGATGATGAAAAAGTCATCTAATGATAATTTAGTTGCAAAAAATCAAACGGTTGATCTTAAAAGCCAACCAGACGGAACACATGCGTTAGAGGTTAAAGGTAGCAAAGAAATTTCTCTTGATAGCGAGAATACCGCCGCTTCCGATGTTGTTTCAGTTACGGATGCTTCTGTAATTAATGGAACAGAACAAAAAATAGCCGTTGATACAGAGTCAAAGCAGCAAGTAATGGCTGACGGGGAAGCGTTCCTTAACCAGTTATCGGTATCAAATAAGCAGTTATCAACGCCAAATGAGCAAGATGGCAAGTTATTGCCACCGCAACAAAGAACGGAAGAGGGTGAACAAGCCGTCATCCCTAAATTTGACAGTCAAAAAAATGGCGATAATGCTGAGGGGGAGTTACCTGTTTCTGGTTCGCTAACTCAAAGCGCGACACTTCAGCAAAAAAATAATCCTAGTGCAACCAAAGAACAGTTAACAGAAACACAGGAGTCAGGCGGGTTAAGTGATGATGAGTTAGCAAAAGTGTTTGCATCATCCAGCGTTAACATTGACAGTCAAAAAAATGACAGCTCTGTGTTGTCAGCACCAGATAAACCGTATATTGCGGGCGATGCTAACATCGGCGAGGGTAGTATAGACAATGCCAAGCTAACTCCCTCTGCAGTCGCCACGTCGAATGTTGCTGTTTCGAGTGTTGCTACTGAGCCCGAAGGTGAGACTGTATCGTCACCAGATAGTGGTCAACTCGCTATGGCTGGGGCATTGGAGATGCCAGGTAATGAGCAAGCAGTATCGGCAGTAAAAAAGGCCTCACCGTCTGTACAAGCAGATATAACATCATCAATACCTTGGTCGACATCTGCATCAATACCATCTTCAGCAGTAACAGTGCCAACTGGGGCGGCAGCATCACCGCTTGTCGCTAGTCCAACAGAGGCTGTAGCGAGCCATTCAATGATGGGCGTAGGTATTGGCATGGCAGGTGCGGCAGCGTTGATAACGAATAGCGACAATACTGATGGCACTCAAACGAAAGAGCTAAATAGTGCCGCTGCTGATGCAGGGTTGGCGACAGGCATAGACAGTGTGTTAAATAACACGCCGCCGAACACAGGCAATAAAGCGAGTGATTTTTCTCAGCAACTCAGTAGCCTGAGTGGGCAGCAAAGTGGCTTAAACATGCAAGCAAAAAGTGAAGCATTAGCCCAAGCACAGTCACCGCTACAGTTATCTAAAGAGCAAGCCGGTGATCAGGTCTCTGAACGTATTAATATTATGCTATCGAAAAATTTAAAGTATGTTGATATTCGACTTGATCCACCTGAACTTGGCAAATTACAAATTAGATTGTCACTTAACCAAGATCAGGCATCTGTTCAGTTTACCGTTGGTAACCAGCAAACTCGCGATTTAGTTGAGCATTCAATGCCAAGGTTGCGAGAAATGCTGCATCAACAAGGTTTACAGCTAGCACAAAGCTCAGTGCAGCAGGATACATCTCGTCAAGCATTCTCAGGACAGTCTGGCCAACAAAATCAGAATGATTCGGGCGCACAGCAATCTGGCAATCATTCAGGTAATGGCGCTCAAGCTGGTGGTAATAATCACGACGATAACGTTATGTCGGGAGGCGAAGCTGTCGATATGTATGTGAAACCTGCAGATGATCGGGTCGACTATTATGCTTAATACGTTAGAATCGCTGCCTAGATAATAAATTGACTAGCTAGTGCAGTTAAAACTGATTACAAAGAAAGGATAGTAAAACGAATGGCTGATGATGTTGAAAATACGGGAAGTAAAAAAAAGCTTTTTATTCTGATTGCATTGGCTGTGACGCTTTTGATTGGTGCTGGGGTAGCTGCATGGTTTTTAATGGGTGATGACACACCAGAATCCGGGATGGCGGCAACATCGGCAAATCAACAAGTTTCGGCAGTCGTCGAGCCTGCGTACTATGTCATCATGCCACAACCCTTTATTTTTAATGTCGTGGGTGACAAGCGTGATCGTGTCGTGCAAGTAAAAGTTCAGCTAATGGTGCGTGGTAACAATAATGAAGCTCTCGCACAGCAACATATTCCGTTGATTGAAAGTACATTATTGCAATCATTTGGTGCCGCAACTGTAGAACAGTTACGCACACCGAATGGGCGTATTGATTTACGTAAGCAGGCATTATTTGCTATTCAATCTTCGATGGAAAAAATCTCTGGCCAGCAAGTAGTCGATCGTGTGCTATTTACCGGCTTCGTAATGCAGTAGGTTAAATGTGAGTGACTTATTAACTCAAGATGAAATTGACGCCCTTTTACATGGTGTCGATGACGTAGAAGATGAAGATGAACAATCCTTAAATGAGACGGGGATAACATCGTTCGATTTTTCGTCACAGGACCGTATCGTCCGTGGTCGAATGCCTACGCTGGAATTGATCAATGAACGTTTTGCTCGCCATATGCGGATCAGCTTGTTTAACATGCTGCGTAAAACCGCTGAGGTGTCGATTAACGGCGTACAAATGATTAAATTTGGTGAATACCAAAATACGCTGTATGTACCTACAAGTTTAAACATGGTGCGATTCCGTCCTTTAAAAGGCACGGCATTGATTACCATGGAAGCCCGTTTAGTGTTCATTTTAGTGGAAAACTTTTTTGGCGGTGATGGCCGCTTTCACGCCAAGATTGAAGGTCGTGAATTTACGCCAACAGAGCGCCGAATTGTACAAATGCTACTGAAATTAGTATTTGAAGATTACCGTGAAGCATGGTCTCCCGTCATGGGCGTTGAATTCGAATACCTTGATTCAGAAGTTAACCCGACCATGGCAAACATCGTTAGCCCAACAGAGGTCATTGTTGTTAGCTCTTTTCATATTGAATTGGATGGTGGTGGTGGTGATTTCCATGTTGTTATGCCGTATTCAATGGTAGAGCCGATCCGCGAGCTACTAGATGCTGGTGTTCAAAGTGACAAAATGGACAAAGATGTCCGTTGGAGTATGGCGCTGCGTGAGGAGATCATGGATGTGCCAGTGAATCTTCGTGCTAAATTATTGGATGTCGATTTATCATTACGCGACTTAATGGAGTTACAAGCTGGCGATATTATTCCGATTGATGTACCAGAGTCGGCAACCGTATTTGTTGAAGATCTGCCGACTTATCGCGCCAAAATGGGTAAGTCGGGTGATAACATCGCCTTAAAGATTACGCAAAAACTCAAGCGACCAGATATGGTAAAAACGGATTTAGCTTTTCTAGACCGTGATGAACTCGGCGCTGCATTACTCAATATTAATGAATCAGACAATTAACAATTATAGGTAATATTATGTCTCAGAATGATCAACAAATGGCTGACGATTGGGCTGCGGCACTTGCTGAGCAAACTGTCGATGGTGCACAACCCGCACCTTTAGAAGAGCTTGTTGATGAAAGTACGCCGATTTCGGATGATGAGCGTCGTAAACTTGATACGATCATGGATATTCCGGTCACTATTTCAATGGAAGTAGGGCGTACTCAAATTAGTATTCGTAACCTGTTGCAATTGAACCAAGGTTCCGTTGTGGAGCTTGATCGCATTGCGGGTGAGCCATTGGATGTTATGGTGAACGGTACATTGATAGCCCATGGTGAAGTTGTTGTCGTGAATGATAAGTTCGGTATTCGCCTTACCGACGTAATTAGCCAGACAGAGCGCATTAAGAAATTACGTTAAGGTTTGTTATGAAATCCCTTTTTTTAGCATTGGTCAGCATTTGCTTGGTTATTTTCACTGCGCCAGCTTTGGCTGCCACTCTGGCTCCCGACATGAATATAGCTACGACATTAGCCTCATTAGTGTTGGTGGTTATTTTAATTATTTTTTTAGCTTGGTTATTAAAACGCATGAAACTGTCGGGTATGCAAGGGGCTGATGGAACACTTAAAGTCCTGAAGCAGTTACCCATAGGGCAACGTGAACGTATTGTTTTATTACAAGTTGGTGAAGAGCAATTATTGGTTGGTGTTACTCAGCACAATATTTCTTTGTTGACGAAGTTAGAACAGCCTTTGGCTATGGATGCACAACCAAGTGGTGATTTTGCGAACCACTTAAGTAAATTATTAAAGATCAATGATAAAAAATAATCTTATTGCTGTTGTTCTGGCGGCTTTTGCTTTCTTTGTCAGTTTACCTGTAATGGCAGAGGCGGATGCAATGGTACTGCCTGCGACGTCAGCCAGTGAAAGCGTAACCGTGAGTAGCATGCAAAACGACCAAGGCGCAGCGAGCTTTATTCAATCTGCAAGTCGTGGTGGTATTCCTGCTTTTTCTGTCACCACTAATCCTGATGGCAGCGAAGATTATTCGGTAACCTTGCAGATCCTCGGTTTAATGACGGCATTGGGTTTTCTGCCTGCCATTATTATTTTGATGACCTCATTTACACGTATTGTCGTGGTGTTATCCATTCTTCGACAAGCAATGGGTTTACAACAGACGCCATCGAATCAGGTTATTATTGGTATTGCACTGTTTCTGACATTATTTGTGATGTCGCCAGTCATCGATAAAGTAAATGCTGATGCTGTTCAGCCCTATATCAATGAAGAAATTACCGCAGCGCAGGCATTTGAAACAGCCCAAGTGCCGTTACGCCAATTTATGCTCAAACAAACACGTGTTAAAGACTTAGAAAGTTTCGTTAATATGTCAGGTTCGACAGCGACGGCACCCGAAGATGTGCCGATTACGGTATTGATTCCTGCGTTCATAACGTCTGAATTGAAAACGGCATTTCAGATTGGATTTATGCTGTTTTTGCCTTTCTTGATCATTGACCTTGTTGTTGCTTCTGTCTTGATGGCAATGGGTATGATGATGCTGTCACCGATGATCGTATCGTTACCCTTTAAGTTAATGTTGTTTGTTCTGGTTGATGGCTGGAACCTTATCTTGTCTACATTGGCGGGAAGTTTCGGTACTTAGTTGTTAGATGTTTATTACTACATCTGGTTTCTTATTGAGTATCGAATCGAAAAGGAAGTGTTATGACGCCTGAAGCGTTTGTCGAAATATTTCAAGAAGCTTTGCTTATGGTACTTATCATGGTATGTGCCATTGTTGTGCCTGGTTTATTAATTGGTTTAGTCGTTGCGGTTTTCCAAGCCGCTACCTCGATCAATGAACAAACATTAAGCTTCTTGCCCCGATTAATTGTGACCTTATTAGCATTGATGTTTTTTGGACATATGATGACAGGAATGCTGATGGATTATTTTTTTCGCATCATAGATCGGATCCCCCAACTTTTATATTAGCGTTGCTTATGATTTTTTTGATCACGCAGAACCTATGGTTTATCTATAACGATGATTTATCTATAATAATGGCTAACCTGTAACAATGACTTACCCGTCAGCACTCATACTCGATTGGCTTGCTAATTATTTTTGGCCCTTTACGCGCATTTCATCGATGATGATGACAATGACGTTTTTTGGTGCCCGTTTTGTCTCGCCTAAAATTCGTTTGTATCTTGGTTTAACCGTTACTTTTGCGGTCATGCCTGCATTACCCGCAGTACCCGCTAACATTGAATTATTGTCTTTGCAGGGTTTTTTAATCACGGCTCAACAAATTGTTATTGGTGTATCTATTGGGTTAGTGACGCAATTTGTGACACAAACCTTTGTATTGGTTGGGCAAATACTGGGTATGCAGTCCAGCTTAGGTTTTGCCTCAATGGTTGATCCGGCGAATGGCCAGAATACGCCAGTGCTTGGTCAGCTTTACTTATTTCTTGCGATCATGTTGTTTTTGGCAACAGATGGTCACCTTGAAATGCTGAATATTATCGTATTGAGCTTTAAAACATTGCCGATAGGGCAAGAAATGTTTCGCCCTGATGATTATTACCAACTAGCGGGTTGGTTTGGTCATATGTTTAAAGGTGCGCTTAACATGGCATTGGCCGGTGTTATTGCTTTGCTAACGGTGAACTTATCGTTTGGTGTAATGACACGTGCAGCACCACAGTTGAATATTTTTGCATTAGGCTTTTCATTTGCATTGCTACTGGGGTTACTAATCAGTTGGTACTTGGTTATGGGTATGTTGCCTCAGTATCAACATGCTTGGGATTTCGGTTTTCAGCAGATTTGTAGCCTGATCAGGGTGGATTGCTGATGTCTGATTCTGACGGTCAGGAACGTACCGAAGACGCCACGCCCAGAAAGCTCGAGCAAGCTCGAGAAAAAGGGCAAGTGGCACGTTCCAAAGAATTAGCGTCTGTTGCCGTATTAGTAATGGGTGCTGTTTCGCTTATATGGTACGGCGAAGGGCTGGGTAAAGCATTAGCTGAAATAATGACACAAATGTTTTCGCTTAGTCGTGAAGAAATTTACGATTTAAGTCGGTTATTCTCAATTATGCTCACTGCAATATGGAGTGTCGTTTTTCCGCTTGGTTTGGTATTGGTCGTTCTATTTTTAGCGGCACTTATTGGCGCTGCTGGCTTAGGCGGTGTTAGCTTTTCTGTTGAGGCGGCAATGCCAAAATTGTCAAAGATGAATCCGATGAGTGGATTTAAACGCATGTTTGGCATGCAAAGTTGGGTTGAACTCATTAAATCGATTCTGAAGGTTTTGCTGGTTGCGGGTGTTGCAGCTTACTTAATGTATTCAAGCTTGAACGATTTCCTCTTATTAAGTCTAGAAATTTATCCGTCTAATATATTTCATGCACTTGATATTTTGATGCAATTTATCTTATTGATTTGTTGTTCACTGCTGGTGATTGTTGCGATTGATGTGCCATATCAGATTTGGCAGCACAATGAACAATTAAAAATGACCAAGCAAGAAGTGAAAGATGAATACAAAGATACTGAAGGTAAGCCTGAAGTAAAAGGGCGTATTCGTATGCTTCAGCGTGAAATGGCACAGCGGCGAATGATGGCTGATGTGCCTCAAGCTGATGTTATTATCATCAACCCAGAGCACTTTTCGGTTGCGCTACGTTATGATCCTAAGCTCGATTCAGCCCCTATCGTTATAGCCAAAGGTGTGGATCATACCGCATTGAAAATCCGAGAAATCGCGAATAAGCATAATATCGATATTGTGTCTGCCCCACCGTTGGCGCGTGCTATTTATCATACTACTGAGTTAGAGCAGCATATTCCTGATGGGTTATTTGTTGCCGTAGCTCAGGTGTTAGCATATATCTTCCAATTGAAGCAATATCGAAAAGGGCAAGGGCAGCGGCCTAAGTTGGCAAAAGACGCGATGACCATCCCGACGGAACTACGTCATTAAAGGGGGGCTTTGGGGTATATATTTTGGCTATGAACTTAGCTGGAGACTTTGATTGAAAAGTGTGCACTTTAGGACCTTTTTAACTTACGCTCTAATCTATAATGCTATAAAAAATGGCAAGAATCACAAAATACATTCCTTTTCTAATCGCTTATATAAATATCTGTTAACCTTTATTGGTGTCAAAAAAATGACCATTATATAGGCATGATTCTTGCTTGGATAGTTATTCTTTCTGGTCGCTCGAATACATTAATTTGAGTCACTATTGTCATGTGTACCGTGTTAAAAAATTAAGATTTCATGAAACTATCGCTACCATTTTTGGATAAATTACCGTTATCCCGATTACAGTCTTTGCCTGCCGTAGGCGCACCATTCATGGTATTGGCAACATTGGCAATGATTATCTTGCCGATGCCTCCAGTGCTATTGGATATGGCATTTTCTTTTAATATCGCGCTATCGTTGGTGGTATTGCTGGTGACTATTTATACTCGCCGTCCACTCGATTTTGCTGCATTTCCAACTGTATTGTTAATTGCCACTTTATTGCGATTAGCCCTTAACGTTGCCTCGACTCGAGTTGTTTTACTCTATGGCCATGAAGGCCCTGATGCGGCAGGGCAAGTGATTGATGCCTTCGGCTCAGTTGTGATAGGCGGAAACTACGCGGTTGGTTTGGTTGTATTCCTTATTTTGATGATCATTAACTTCATGGTTGTGACGAAAGGTGCTGGGCGTATTTCAGAAGTGAGCGCGCGTTTTACCTTGGATGCTTTACCCGGTAAACAGATGGCGATAGATGCCGATTTGAATGCAGGGCTAATCGATCAAGATCAAGCACGTACTCGTCGTTTCGAAGTAACAAAAGAAGCGGATTTTTACGGTTCTATGGATGGTGCGTCGAAATTTGTAAAAGGTGATGCCATTGCGGGTATCTTGATTCTTTGCATCAATATTATTGGTGGATTGATCATTGGTATGGTGCAACATGGCTTACCATTTGGTGACGCGATTGAAATATATAGCTTATTGACCATTGGTGATGGGTTGGTCGCTCAAATACCGTCACTGTTATTGTCGATTGGTGCAGCAATGATGGTGACTCGTCAAAATACTGACGAAGACATGGGGGAACAACTGTATTTTCAGTTGTTCAATAATCCGCAAGCGTTGATTGTGACGGGCGGTATTTTATTTGTAATGGGTATCGTACCTGGCATGCCGCATATTCCATTCTTGTTATTAGCGGCCATGATCGGTGGTTTCGCTTACTGGCGGATTAAGAAAGAAAAACGCGATGCGCTTATCGAAAAAGAAGCACCGTCAACAGAACTGGCGTTGCAACCTTCGCAGAAAGATCTCTCATGGGATGATGTTCAACCTGTCGATATTGTTGGGCTTGAAGTGGGTTATCGTTTAATTCCTATGGTCGATAAAGAGCAAGGCGGAGAGTTACTTGATCGCGTGAAAGGGGTGCGTAAAAAATTATCACAAGATTTTGGATTTCTTATTCCTCCCGTACACATTCGCGATAATTTGGAGTTGCCACCGAATAGCTATCGTATCAGCTTGATGGGCGTAGCTTGTGGCGAAGCCAATATTCACCCCAATATGGAATTAGCGATTAATCCAGGGCAGGTGTTTGGTACGATTGATGGTGAGACAACCACCGATCCTGCGTTTGGATTAGAAGCGGTATGGATAATGGAATCACAGCGCGAGCATGCGCAAGCATTAGGCTATACCGTTGTGGATTCTGCTACGGTATTAGCAACACATTTAAGTCAAATATTGACCAATAGTGCATCACAGTTACTCGGACATGAAGAAGTACAAAACTTACTAGAGATGCTAGGTCAATCAACACCGAAACTGGTTGATGGTTTTGTGCCGGATCAGTTGCCGTTAGGTGCGGTGGTTAAAGTGATGCAAAACTTGCTGAACGAGGCAATTCCTGTCCGCGATATTCGAACAATTATTCAGACATTGTCGGAGTATTCATCAAAGAGTCAAGATCCTGACATTCTAACTGCGGCAGTTAGAATTGGACTAAAACGTTTAATCGTACAAGAAATCAATGGTATAGAAATTGAGCTGCCTGTGATTACATTGGTTCCAGAGTTGGAACAAATTTTGCATAAAACAATGCAATCTGCTGGTGGTGAATCGTCAGGTATTGAACCTGGTTTAGCTGAGCGACTTCAACGTTCATTGACTGAAGCAACGCAACAGCAAGAGTTGAAAGGGGAGCCTGCAGTATTACTGACATCTGGTGTCTTACGTTCAACACTTGCAAAGTTTGTTAAAAATACAATACCAAGCTTGCGCGTGCTGTCTTATCAAGAAGTGCCTGATGAGAAGCAAATACGTATCGTGAATGCAGTCGGTAATTAATCGCTATTTGTGAAGAGCCTTATTGGCTACTTGCTTTGATCGGTTAATTGGATTTGATGGAAATCTCGACTTCGGTTAAAGCGTGATTTGACGGGAATATAAGAGTGAAAATAAAACGATTTTTTGCCAAAGACATGCGAACAGCGCTCAGTGAAGTAAAAGAAGAGCTAGGTGCTGATGCGGTAATCATGTCCAATAAAAAAGTGACCGGTGGAGTCGAAATTGTTGCTGCCGTTGATACAGATATTGCGAATGAACCACCAAAAGCATCTCAAAACACACGTAATGCTTTGGCTAATCGTCTTGGTCAAGCAAAGCGAAAGCTGGCTGAAGACCAAGTACAGATAAAGCAATCAGCAGCAAGTCGTTTTGCCAGTGTATTGCAAAACTATACTGGCGATAAGCCAAAAGATAGCTCGCCAGAAGCTG is drawn from Photobacterium profundum SS9 and contains these coding sequences:
- the flhA gene encoding flagellar biosynthesis protein FlhA, translating into MKLSLPFLDKLPLSRLQSLPAVGAPFMVLATLAMIILPMPPVLLDMAFSFNIALSLVVLLVTIYTRRPLDFAAFPTVLLIATLLRLALNVASTRVVLLYGHEGPDAAGQVIDAFGSVVIGGNYAVGLVVFLILMIINFMVVTKGAGRISEVSARFTLDALPGKQMAIDADLNAGLIDQDQARTRRFEVTKEADFYGSMDGASKFVKGDAIAGILILCINIIGGLIIGMVQHGLPFGDAIEIYSLLTIGDGLVAQIPSLLLSIGAAMMVTRQNTDEDMGEQLYFQLFNNPQALIVTGGILFVMGIVPGMPHIPFLLLAAMIGGFAYWRIKKEKRDALIEKEAPSTELALQPSQKDLSWDDVQPVDIVGLEVGYRLIPMVDKEQGGELLDRVKGVRKKLSQDFGFLIPPVHIRDNLELPPNSYRISLMGVACGEANIHPNMELAINPGQVFGTIDGETTTDPAFGLEAVWIMESQREHAQALGYTVVDSATVLATHLSQILTNSASQLLGHEEVQNLLEMLGQSTPKLVDGFVPDQLPLGAVVKVMQNLLNEAIPVRDIRTIIQTLSEYSSKSQDPDILTAAVRIGLKRLIVQEINGIEIELPVITLVPELEQILHKTMQSAGGESSGIEPGLAERLQRSLTEATQQQELKGEPAVLLTSGVLRSTLAKFVKNTIPSLRVLSYQEVPDEKQIRIVNAVGN